One Vespa crabro chromosome 1, iyVesCrab1.2, whole genome shotgun sequence genomic region harbors:
- the LOC124421797 gene encoding glycine-rich cell wall structural protein produces the protein MRAFMILTIAAVAMARPEAGYSYSQPSGSYGAPSGGGGGGGFGGGLGGLGGLGGLGGGGLGGGGLGGGGLGGGGLGGGLGGGLGGGFGGGFGGGLGGGFGGGGGGGGGGGFGGGSLIQKHIYVHVPPPEAPEDRPARPIAPPPPPQKHYKIIFIKAPTPPTPTAPVIPALPQQDEQKTLIYVLVKKPEEAPEISLPTIAPTQPSKPEVYFIKYKTQKEVTSGGGGGGGGGGIGGGIGGGIGGGIGGGIGGGIGGGIGGGGIGGGIGDGHGGSGGGGIGGGIGGTGPSGPSSNYGPPGGSGPY, from the exons ATGAGGGCATTCATG ATCCTGACGATCGCCGCCGTGGCGATGGCACGGCCAGAAGCCGGTTATTCGTACAGTCAACCAAGCGGAAGTTATGGTGCACCTAGCGGTGGCGGAGGAGGCGGTGGCTTCGGAGGAGGATTAGGTGGATTAGGAGGATTAGGTGGATTAGGAGGAGGTGGATTAGGAGGAGGTGGATTAGGAGGAGGTGGATTAGGAGGAGGCGGACTCGGAGGTGGACTCGGAGGTGGACTCGGTGGTGGCTTCGGAGGTGGTTTCGGAGGTGGTCTCGGAGGTGGatttggtggtggtggtggtggtggtggcggcggtgGCTTCGGTGGAGGTTCCCTCATCCAGAAGCACATCTACGTTCATGTACCACCACCCGAGGCACCTGAGGATAGACCAGCGAGGCCGATAGCACCACCCCCGCCACCTCAGAAACACTACAAGATCATCTTCATCAAGGCACCTACTCCACCTACGCCAACTGCACCAGTCATACCAGCATTGCCACAACAAGATGAACAGAAGACTCTTATCTACGTCCTAGTCAAGAAACCAGAAGAGGCACCCGAAATCAGTCTACCTACTATTGCTCCAACGCAACCTAGCAAACCAGAAGTTTACTTCATCAAATACAAAACTCAG AAGGAAGTCACATccggaggtggtggtggtggtggcggcggtgGAATTGGCGGTGGAATTGGCGGTGGAATTGGCGGTGGAATTGGCGGCGGAATCGGCGGTGGAATTGGCGGTGGAATCGGTGGTGGTGGTATCGGTGGTGGAATCGGTGACGGACACGGCGGATCAGGAGGTGGTGGAATCGGGGGAGGTATCGGTGGTACTGGACCAAGCGGACCAAGCTCGAATTACGGACCACCCGGAGGATCCGGCCCATACTAG
- the LOC124421775 gene encoding glutamate--cysteine ligase catalytic subunit isoform X1, producing MGLLSEGSPLSWEETKKLSDHVRKHGIIQFINIYKKLRDRQGDVLKWGDEVEYLLVKFDDVAKTAKLSLRAEEILKVLNEKELKDPSNVKSLWRPEYGAYMIEGTPGKPYGGLLAHFNVVEANMRYRRQEATKLLKHGEVLMSLTNFPRLGASDFTDPPVVPTPNDGASRSLFFPDEAIYPGHPRFKTLTKNIRERRGEKVAINIPIYKDINVPSPFKEDLISQGDDGSSGKAAKIDHVYMDAMGFGMGCCCLQLTFQACNIDEGRTLYDQLTPLCPIMLALTAASPFYRGYVTDVDCRWNVISCSVDCRTQEERGLKPLEENQFRIHKSRYDSIDSYLSEQGDKYNDVPLIYDTEIYKQLLDNGIDRLLAQHIAHLFIRDSVSLFSEKIHQNDLEDTDHFENIQSTNWQTMRFKPPPPYSSIGWRVEFRPCEVQITDFENAAIVCFIVLLTRVILSYKLNLLIPISKVDQNMAKAQKRNAVKNEKFWFRKDITSNTVKKDNTEEEYDEFTINEIINGKNGVFPGLIPLVNSYLANMDVDADTHCTVQRYMKLIQRRASGELLTTAAWLRKEVISHPEYKHDSVITQRINYDLMKKIDSIVSNEVSCPELLGPCIASKTTETIPPAVAKAEKCRDMDC from the exons ATGGGACTTTTATCCGAAGGAAGTCCACTTAGTtgggaagaaacgaaaaaattgtCGGATCATGTGCGAAAGCATGGGAtcatacaatttattaatatatataagaaactcAGAGATAGACAAGGTGATGTACTCAAGTGGGGTGATGAG GTAGAATACTTATTAGTAAAATTTGATGATGTAGCAAAAACAGCAAAACTTAGCTTAAGAGccgaagaaatattaaaagttttaaatgaaaaagagctGAAAGATCCGTC AAATGTTAAATCGTTATGGCGACCAGAATATGGTGCATATATGATTGAAGGGACACCAGGGAAACCATATGGAGGTTTATTAGCACATTTTAATGTTGTAGAAGCAAACATGCGTTATCGTAGACAGGAAGcaacaaaattattgaaacaTGGAGAAGTACTAATGTCACTGACCAATTTTCCAAG GCTAGGAGCATCAGATTTTACAGATCCTCCGGTTGTACCTACTCCAAATGATGGAGCCTCCAGAAGCTTGTTTTTTCCAGATGAAGCAATATACCCAGGACACCCACGTTTTAAAACATtgacaaaaaatattagagaACGTCGTGGAGAGAAAGTTGCTATAAACATTCCTA TTTACAAAGATATAAATGTTCCTTCTCCGTTTAAAGAAGATCTAATAAGTCAAGGAGACGATGGATCCAGTGGTAAAGCTGCGAAAATAGATCATGTTTATATGGATGCTATGGGTTTTGGAATGGGATGTTGTTGTTTACAACTTACTTTTCAAGCTTGTAATATAGATGAAGGTCGAACATTGTATGATCAACTTACACCATTGTGTCCAATCATG TTGGCTTTAACTGCTGCTAGCCCATTTTATCGTGGATATGTGACAGATGTTGATTGTCGATGGAATGTAATTTCCTGCTCAGTCGACTGTAGAACGCAAGAAGAACGTGGATTGAAACCTTTGGAAGAAAATCAATTCAGAATTCACAAATCTAGATATGATTCCATTGATTCATACCTCAGTGAACAAggagataaatataatgatgttCCACTGATATATGACACTGAAATATACAAGCAATTACTAGATAATGGAATTGATAGATTACTTGCTCAACATATAGCTCATTTATTTATCAGAGATTCTGTATCTTTGTTTTCTGAAAAAATACATCAGAATGATTTGGAAGATACCGATCATTTTGAA aaTATTCAATCGACCAATTGGCAAACAATGCGATTCAAACCACCACCTCCATATTCTTCTATAGGATGGCGAGTTGAATTTCGGCCATGTGAAGTACAAATTACAGATTTCGAAAATGCAGctattgtttgttttattgtaCTTCTGACAAGAGTTATACTCAgttacaaattaaatttacttaTACCAATTAGTAAGGTTGATCAAAACATGGCTAAagcacaaaaaagaaatgctgttaaaaatgaaaagttttgGTTTCGTAAAGATATTACATCAAATACtgtaaagaaagataatacagAAGAGGAGTATGATGAATTTAccattaatgaaattattaatggcAAG aatGGCGTTTTTCCTGGATTAATACCATTGGTTAATTCTTATCTTGCTAATATGGATGTGGATGCAGATACACATTGTACAGTACAAAGATAcatgaaattaattcaaagACGTGCATCTGGTGAACTCCTAACAACAGCTGCATGGCTTAGAAAAGAAGTAATCTCACATCCAGAATACAA ACATGATTCTGTCATAACACAACGTATCAACTACGacttaatgaaaaagatagatagtaTCGTATCCAATGAAGTTTCTTGCCCAGAATTACTTGGACCATGCATAGCATCTAAAACAACCGAAACAATACCACCAGCTGTTGCTAAAGCAGAAAAGTGCCGAGACATGGATTGTTAA
- the LOC124421775 gene encoding glutamate--cysteine ligase catalytic subunit isoform X2 yields MIEGTPGKPYGGLLAHFNVVEANMRYRRQEATKLLKHGEVLMSLTNFPRLGASDFTDPPVVPTPNDGASRSLFFPDEAIYPGHPRFKTLTKNIRERRGEKVAINIPIYKDINVPSPFKEDLISQGDDGSSGKAAKIDHVYMDAMGFGMGCCCLQLTFQACNIDEGRTLYDQLTPLCPIMLALTAASPFYRGYVTDVDCRWNVISCSVDCRTQEERGLKPLEENQFRIHKSRYDSIDSYLSEQGDKYNDVPLIYDTEIYKQLLDNGIDRLLAQHIAHLFIRDSVSLFSEKIHQNDLEDTDHFENIQSTNWQTMRFKPPPPYSSIGWRVEFRPCEVQITDFENAAIVCFIVLLTRVILSYKLNLLIPISKVDQNMAKAQKRNAVKNEKFWFRKDITSNTVKKDNTEEEYDEFTINEIINGKNGVFPGLIPLVNSYLANMDVDADTHCTVQRYMKLIQRRASGELLTTAAWLRKEVISHPEYKHDSVITQRINYDLMKKIDSIVSNEVSCPELLGPCIASKTTETIPPAVAKAEKCRDMDC; encoded by the exons ATGATTGAAGGGACACCAGGGAAACCATATGGAGGTTTATTAGCACATTTTAATGTTGTAGAAGCAAACATGCGTTATCGTAGACAGGAAGcaacaaaattattgaaacaTGGAGAAGTACTAATGTCACTGACCAATTTTCCAAG GCTAGGAGCATCAGATTTTACAGATCCTCCGGTTGTACCTACTCCAAATGATGGAGCCTCCAGAAGCTTGTTTTTTCCAGATGAAGCAATATACCCAGGACACCCACGTTTTAAAACATtgacaaaaaatattagagaACGTCGTGGAGAGAAAGTTGCTATAAACATTCCTA TTTACAAAGATATAAATGTTCCTTCTCCGTTTAAAGAAGATCTAATAAGTCAAGGAGACGATGGATCCAGTGGTAAAGCTGCGAAAATAGATCATGTTTATATGGATGCTATGGGTTTTGGAATGGGATGTTGTTGTTTACAACTTACTTTTCAAGCTTGTAATATAGATGAAGGTCGAACATTGTATGATCAACTTACACCATTGTGTCCAATCATG TTGGCTTTAACTGCTGCTAGCCCATTTTATCGTGGATATGTGACAGATGTTGATTGTCGATGGAATGTAATTTCCTGCTCAGTCGACTGTAGAACGCAAGAAGAACGTGGATTGAAACCTTTGGAAGAAAATCAATTCAGAATTCACAAATCTAGATATGATTCCATTGATTCATACCTCAGTGAACAAggagataaatataatgatgttCCACTGATATATGACACTGAAATATACAAGCAATTACTAGATAATGGAATTGATAGATTACTTGCTCAACATATAGCTCATTTATTTATCAGAGATTCTGTATCTTTGTTTTCTGAAAAAATACATCAGAATGATTTGGAAGATACCGATCATTTTGAA aaTATTCAATCGACCAATTGGCAAACAATGCGATTCAAACCACCACCTCCATATTCTTCTATAGGATGGCGAGTTGAATTTCGGCCATGTGAAGTACAAATTACAGATTTCGAAAATGCAGctattgtttgttttattgtaCTTCTGACAAGAGTTATACTCAgttacaaattaaatttacttaTACCAATTAGTAAGGTTGATCAAAACATGGCTAAagcacaaaaaagaaatgctgttaaaaatgaaaagttttgGTTTCGTAAAGATATTACATCAAATACtgtaaagaaagataatacagAAGAGGAGTATGATGAATTTAccattaatgaaattattaatggcAAG aatGGCGTTTTTCCTGGATTAATACCATTGGTTAATTCTTATCTTGCTAATATGGATGTGGATGCAGATACACATTGTACAGTACAAAGATAcatgaaattaattcaaagACGTGCATCTGGTGAACTCCTAACAACAGCTGCATGGCTTAGAAAAGAAGTAATCTCACATCCAGAATACAA ACATGATTCTGTCATAACACAACGTATCAACTACGacttaatgaaaaagatagatagtaTCGTATCCAATGAAGTTTCTTGCCCAGAATTACTTGGACCATGCATAGCATCTAAAACAACCGAAACAATACCACCAGCTGTTGCTAAAGCAGAAAAGTGCCGAGACATGGATTGTTAA
- the LOC124421792 gene encoding sulfotransferase 1E1-like, which produces MNRLPVYEFLNEKKTKELLKVFKGERTGWVMVGPKKYIFPSNYTKQGEGFYNFKAKSTDIWVMSYPRSGTTLTQELVWMLSNNLDYDTAKTKYLTEKFPFLEFSLFNHPEVTKEFIEMNKGDSSKEQLCRSIARPGYEVLEEMSSPRFIKTHFPFSLLPNILESGCKIVYIARNPKDVGVSWYNLCKDIKTMGYVGTFEQFWNYFQNNLTPWNPYWEHLKEAWALKEHPNVLFIFYEEIQANFLQTSKKIATFLGKVYSDEQLNKLATYLDIKNFRNNQMVNYSQLEECNIMEKKTFVRQGQSGGWKDFFTPTLEIEANQWIAENLKNTDMRFPNFNNLDFELIK; this is translated from the exons ATGAATAGACTACCcgtatatgaatttttaaatgaaaaaaaaacgaaagaattattaaaagtattcaAAGGTGAAAGAACTGGTTGGGTAATGGTTGGaccgaaaaaatatatttttccatcTAATTACACGAAACAAGGAGAaggattttataatttcaaagcAAAATCCACTGATATCTGGGTAATGTCCTATCCAAGATcag GAACCACATTGACTCAAGAACTTGTTTGGATGTTGTCCAATAATTTGGATTATGATACGGCAAAAACTAAATATCTTACAGAAAAATTTCCATTTTTGGA attttctttatttaatcatCCTGAAGTAACAAAGGAATttatagaaatgaataaagGTGATTCAAGTAAAGAGCAATTATGTAGATCAATTGCAAGACCTGGATATGAAGTTTTGGAAGAAATGTCTTCACCCAGATTTATTAAGACACATTTTCCATTTAGCCTATTACCTAATATTTTGGAATCTGGTTGTAAA atagtTTATATTGCAAGAAATCCTAAGGATGTAGGCGTTTCATGGTATAATTTGTGTAAGGATATAAAAACAATGGGTTATGTAGGTACATTCGAACAATTTTGGAAttactttcaaaataatttaa ctCCATGGAATCCATATTGGGAACATTTAAAAGAGGCTTGGGCACTTAAAGAACATCCTAatgttttgtttatattttatgaagaAATACAAGCA AATTTCCTGCAAACATCTAAAAAAATTGCAACATTCTTAGGAAAAGTATATAGTGacgaacaattaaataaacttGCAACATATTTGGATATAAAGAATTTTCGTAATAATCAAATGGTAAATTATTCACAATTAGAAGAATGCAATatcatggaaaaaaaaacgtttgtCAGACAAGGGCAAAGTGGTGGTTGGAAGGATTTCTTTACACCAACATTAGAAATTGAAGCTAATCAATGGATTGCagaaaatttaaagaatacTGATATGAGATTCCCAAATTTTAACAACTTAGatttcgaattaataaaataa
- the LOC124421767 gene encoding zinc finger protein 665-like isoform X1 — MELKEEEAQVCRLCGQRESIYIDVFGEEGTKRLLGLKIHSKINILIQKDDGLPQVVCVRCLGTLEFLCDFYDLCHHTQNKLTNKIETVKDVINVVHMENDAEFDKENAFPSPRKCHQSGSYKNRSKSELDQSNVCSVENLNNFVTAKQSNIKETELNDKRNCSNVTKLEKSFSSKEEPFIKISQISSTNVKIDKSKLSNQSEKKNRTRKATLRETRSEDNKTHSSLIKKTRRKSSVHKSLIDSFNLKRFNNVKESRVILSHDDTNTTKADILFISNTKDASKEFSINENQSIVHLNKTEEILSNKIHDNNKNNVDNNNMHEKKKNNLSKKVKCHSNENNIKNENSDHIIPHKVQVLQSNQFVWASNDTLLQEPYKPKSEKDETVLNTSPQPGDEAESNQQVDANSIVNHIHISEVVPISKSVRNKCLAEQVSSSSLDVPNEVQLSRKKIQHNCEKDITPGTSQQLEFKNNLNERLRRNGKFGKISELISHEQKIEIEKYYKIDMSVVDSSIVEKNLTITDKRTIQCNICGLMYPRLDKCQVHVWAHLKMRPYKCTACEFSTVTISNVRCHIRKRHLKIKPFACHLCEKRYVTAVLLEEHLNTHTGARPFKCKICDFASCSRQVLSYHNTTHKPVKDIHCNVCGKEFYSRGRMRAHMLIHNKDKVVMCKLCSAYLSNETALEQHMKNIHTRDYICNICGKILKSRKTLLNHKNVHAAAKYKCDLCPNVYKSSHILKEHLLKHEGIRKYKCNNCEKSFAQQSHLAAHMAVHSEIRYHCPGCNKAFNRRDNMKIHTKRCKSFLANPELKDLLKNKGRTKYIRKINDHVTLDTSMNTNKETFTNTDKETSRNTDNESNKLLILKYEETANNVISKDINKENDSNNQQNISQYVYNENVQNNETIRSLEKMIELSGSSTENTYDIIPENSTVIQNVLHSDCF; from the exons atggagttgaaggaagaagaagctcAGGTTTGCAGACTATGTGGACAACGTGAAAGCATTTACATTGATGTGTTTGGAGAAGAAGGGACGAAAAGGTTACTCGGCTTGAAAATACATTCGAAGATCAACATTTTG ATTCAAAAGGATGACGGATTACCACAGGTAGTATGTGTGCGATGCCTAGGAACTTTGGAATTTTTATGCGATTTTTATGACCTTTGTCATCATACTCAAAACAAGTTAACTAAT aaaattgaAACTGTAAAAGATGTAATCAACGTAGTGCACATGGAAAACGATGCCGaatttgataaagaaaatgctTTTCCTTCTCCTAGAAAATGTCATCAATCAGGTAGTTATAAAAATCGTTCAAAAAGTGAATTAGATCAATCGAATGTTTGTTCAGTTGAAAATTTGAACAATTTTGTTACCGCCAAACaatcaaatataaaagagactgaactaaacgataaaagaaattgcaGTAACGTTACAAAATTagagaaaagtttttcttcaaaagaagagccatttattaaaatttctcaGATATCTTCAACAAAtgttaaaatagataaaagtaAACTAAGTAATcagtctgaaaaaaaaaacagaacgaGAAAAGCAACATTAAGAGAAACAAGAAGTGAAGATAATAAGACCCATTCTTCTCTgattaaaaaaacaagacGTAAAAGTTCTGTTCATAAATCCTTAATTGATTCCTTTAATCTTAAAAGATTCAATAATGTAAAAGAATCAAGAGTAATACTGTCCCATGACGATACAAATACAACCAAAGctgatattctttttatatctaataCTAAAGATGCTTCCAAAGAATTCTCTATTAATGAGAATCAATCTATTGTTCATTTAAACAAAACAGAAGAAATATTGTCCAATAAAATccatgacaataataaaaacaatgtggataataacaatatgcatgaaaagaaaaaaaataatttatctaaaaaaGTGAAGTGCCattctaatgaaaataatataaaaaatgaaaattctgaTCATATTATACCACATAAAGTACAAGTTTTACAATCAAATCAATTTGTGTGGGCTTCCAATGACACATTATTACAGGAACCATATAAGCCAAAATCTGAGAAAGATGAAACTGTATTAAATACAAGTCCTCAACCTGGAGACGAAGCAGAATCAAATCAACAAGTCGATGCAAATTCAATAGTGAATCATATTCACATATCCGAAGTTGTTCCTATTTCTAAATCCGTAAGAAATAAATGCCTTGCAGAACAAGTTTCAAGCTCTTCATTAGATGTACCTAATGAAGTACAATTATCGAGAAAGAAGATACAACACAATTGCGAAAAAGATATTACTCCCGGAACATCTCAACAATTAGAgtttaagaataatttaaatgaacgGCTcagaagaaatggaaaatttgGTAAAATTTCCGAATTAATAAGCCACGagcaaaaaatagaaatagaaaaatattataagatagATATGTCAGTTGTTGATTCAAGCATTGTCGAAAAAAATCTAACAATCACTGATAAAAGAACTATTCAGTGTAACATTTGTGGATTAATGTACCCTAGATTGGACAAATGTCAG GTTCATGTTTGGGCTCATTTGAAAATGAGACCATATAAATGTACAGCTTGTGAATTTTCAACGGTAACTATAAGTAATGTACGCTGTCACATTAGAAAacgtcatttaaaaataaaaccttTTGCGTGTCATCTCTGTGAAAAACGATATGTCACTGCGGTCCTTTTAGAAGAACATTTAAATACTCATACAGGTGCTCGACCATTCAAATGTAAGATCTGTGATTTTGCCAGTTGTAGTCGTCAAGTATTGAGTTATCATAACACGACACATAAGCCAGTAAAG GACATACATTGCAATGTTTGTGGAAAAGAATTTTACTCAAGAGGGAGAATGCGAGCCCATATGCttattcataataaagataaagttgTGATGTGTAAGCTTTGTTCTGCTTATTTATCTAATGAAACAGCATTAGAACagcatatgaaaaatattcatacacgtgattatatatgcaatatttGTGGGAAAATTTTAAAATCCAGAAAAACATTGTTGaatcataaaaat gTCCACGCAGCTGCtaaatataaatgtgattTATGCCCGAATGTATATAAAAGCAgtcatatattaaaagaacatCTTTTAAAACATGAAGGTATTAGAAAGtacaaatgtaataattgCGAGAAATCTTTTGCCCAACAATCGCATCTTGCTGCACATATGGCAGTACATAGTGAAATAAG atacCATTGTCCTGGTTGTAACAAGGCTTTCAATCGTCgggataatatgaaaatacatACCAAACGTTGTAAAAGCTTTTTAGCCAATCCTGAATTAAAAGATCTTTTAAAGAACAAGGGAAGGactaaatatataagaaagatcAATGATCACGTTACTCTTGACACATCTATGAATACAAATAAGGAAACATTTACGAATACAGATAAAGAAACATCTAGGAATACAGATAACGagagtaataaattattaatcttgaaaTATGAAGAGACTGCTAATAATGTGATAtccaaagatattaataaggaAAACGATAGCAATAATCAACAGAATATTAgtcaatatgtatataatgaaaatgtacaaaataatgaaacaatCAGAAGTTTGgaaaaaatgatcgaattaTCTGGATCATCGACTGAGAATACATACGATATTATACCAGAAAATAGTACAGTGATCCAAAATGTCCTGCACTCtgattgtttttaa
- the LOC124421767 gene encoding zinc finger protein 480-like isoform X2, whose protein sequence is MELKEEEAQVCRLCGQRESIYIDVFGEEGTKRLLGLKIHSKINILIDEKDPLPKAICLQCLGKLEFVCDFQEECLRTQQVLRDRYNLPSLTEIAEVKKEDAAPSTSANNNNSIDKNLNSSPSETVKEVDQRVVRNHTKSQRNLRSHQHTLKDSDDTSKDQTIEDNSQQKVDGSQTVQHPEVSHTRWLRSRQSADVITNQNSADNELNTPIANRLRSHNTVSPDNNINCRNNTTENVEKQSGKQQDSHTIQIPTTALNKLLTIVSGSPNIEVSVKESRNRHNDAEDISFTVELCRKMCDSIATVRAKVFPDQGSCLVDTAIVDLLENHNSVEANSIISSIISGNSKNNSIKLKDLTEFEQRLENSQNPEELFRIDGEEIRVDDNVEHIVADNQNGYVCKLCKKFYERKDKCTVHVKTHLGIKQYTCILCNAKFVCKSDVMKHIRCSHTNPRPIQCPKCPKRFKSKFYLTEHDNVHKGIRPYSCTECEQSYHHKVSLQIHRKSHLPPQNLACEYCGKVFPYRTRLLSHIASVHLKNRRNFRCRFCYNLYSSLSVLNEHIKTRHATTYTCEICSKTFKVASKYKAHVLQHSNPKPFICNVCNNRYASKAFLNEHLLKHEGLRKHICQKCGATFAQASHLAAHRHVHGEKTHACPECGRKFNRRDNMKVHRKRHFEIKKTDNKQKTISTTDETSSASNEK, encoded by the exons atggagttgaaggaagaagaagctcAGGTTTGCAGACTATGTGGACAACGTGAAAGCATTTACATTGATGTGTTTGGAGAAGAAGGGACGAAAAGGTTACTCGGCTTGAAAATACATTCGAAGATCAACATTTTG ATAGATGAAAAGGATCCTCTGCCCAAGGCGATCTGTCTTCAATGTCTGGGCAAACTCGAATTCGTTTGTGACTTCCAAGAGGAGTGTCTACGCACCCAACAAGTGTTACGCGATCGATACAATCTACCATCCTTAACAGAGATT GccgaagtaaagaaagaagatgctGCACCAAGTACATcagcaaataataataatagtattgaCAAGAATCTTAATTCTTCGCCTAGCGAGACTGTAAAAGAAGTAGATCAACGTGTTGTCAGAAATCATACAAAGTCGCAAAGAAATCTAAGAAGTCATCAACACACATTAAAGGATAGCGATGACACTTCCAAAGATCAAACTATTGAAGATAATAGTCAACAGAAAGTAGATGGATCACAGACTGTTCAACATCCTGAAGTTTCTCATACACGTTGGCTTAGAAGTAGACAAAGTGCAGATGTAATAACTAACCAGAATTCTGCAGATAATGAATTGAATACTCCAATTGCAAATCGTTTAAGAAGTCATAACACTGTTTCTccagataataatattaactgtCGCAATAATACAACTGAGAACGTTGAAAAGCAAAGTGGAAAGCAACAAGATTCTCACACTATACAAATTCCAACGACAGCATTGAACAAGCTCCTTACTATCGTCTCAGGTTCACCGAACATAGAAGTTTCTGTAAAAGAATCAAGAAATCGCCATAATGATGCAGAAGACATTAGTTTTACCGTAGAATTGTGTAGGAAAATGTGTGATAGTATAGCTACAGTACGAGCAAAAGTGTTCCCAGATCAAGGCTCGTGTTTGGTAGATACTGCTATCGTAGACTTACTTGAAAATCATAACAGTGTAGAAGCAAATAGTATAATTAGTTCTATTATTAGTGGgaattcgaaaaataattcaatcaaGTTAAAGGACTTAACTGAATTCGAACAGAGACTGGAAAATTCACAAAATCCTGAAGAGTTGTTTAGGATTGATGGGGAAGAAATACGCGTAGACGATAATGTTGAACACATTGTGGCTGACAATCAAAATGGATATGTTTGTAaactttgtaaaaaattttatgaacgTAAAGATAAATGCACagttcatgttaaaactcatCTTGGAATTAAGCAATATACTTGTATTCTCTGCAACGCTAAATTTGTTTGTAAATCTGATGTAATGAAGCATATTAGATGTTCGCATACTAATCCCAGGCCAATACAATGTCCAAAATGTCCAAAAAGATTTAAatctaaattttatttgactGAACATGATAATGTCCATAAAGGAATACGACCGTACAGTTGTACGGAATGTGAACAAAGTTATCACCATAAAGTGTCCTTACAAATTCATAGAAAATCACACTTACCACCACAAAATCTGGCTTGTGAGTACTGTGGCAAGGTATTTCCATATCGCACGCGTTTGCTTAGTCATATTGCCAgtgttcatttaaaaaatcgtCGTAATTTTAGATGtcgattttgttataatctttattcaaGTTTGTCAGTGTTAAATGAACATATAAAAACGAGACATGCAACAACATACACCTGTGAAATTTGTAGTAAAACATTTAAGGTAGCATCTAAATATAAAGCGCATGTACTGCAGCACTCCAATCCAAAACCCTTTATATgcaatgtttgcaataatagGTACGCATCAAAAGCATTCCTAAACGAGCACTTATTAAAACATGAAGGCTTGAGAAAGCACATTTGCCAAAAATGCGGAGCCACTTTCGCACAAGCTAGTCACCTTGCAGCTCATCGTCATGTACATGGTGAAAAGACACATGCTTGTCCAGAATGTGGAAGAAAGTTTAATAGACGTGATAATATGAAAGTACATAGGAAAAgacattttgaaataaaaaagactgataataaacaaaaaactaTTTCCACTACTGATGAAACATCAAGTGCATCGAATGAGAAGTAA